A window of Auraticoccus monumenti contains these coding sequences:
- a CDS encoding MBL fold metallo-hydrolase, translated as MPIGHVEPGGPPLRQQITLEVELVKVSVGEMDNNAYLLTVRDETVVIDAAAEPQRLLETLGGRPVRTVVTTHRHSDHVAALAAVAEATGARLVCGEADLAAIEEATGTTQQPLRDGGVVPLGLGTLDVITLVGHTPGSVALGLRVVEGPDHLFTGDSLFPGGPGRTQSPEDFASLMEDLESKVFRHYDDDTVVHPGHGDDTTLGRERPHLAEWRARGW; from the coding sequence CTGCCGATCGGCCACGTCGAGCCCGGAGGACCACCGCTGCGCCAGCAGATCACCCTCGAGGTGGAGCTGGTCAAGGTGTCGGTGGGCGAGATGGACAACAACGCCTACCTGCTGACCGTCAGGGACGAGACCGTGGTCATCGACGCGGCGGCCGAGCCGCAGCGCCTGCTGGAGACCCTCGGCGGCCGGCCGGTCCGCACCGTCGTGACCACCCACCGCCACTCCGACCACGTCGCCGCCCTGGCCGCGGTAGCGGAGGCGACCGGCGCCCGGCTGGTCTGCGGCGAGGCCGACCTGGCGGCCATCGAGGAGGCCACCGGCACGACCCAGCAGCCGCTCCGGGACGGCGGCGTGGTCCCGCTCGGGCTGGGGACCCTCGACGTCATCACCCTGGTCGGGCACACCCCCGGGTCGGTGGCCCTCGGACTGCGCGTGGTGGAGGGTCCGGACCACCTCTTCACCGGCGACAGCCTCTTCCCCGGCGGACCGGGCCGGACCCAGAGCCCGGAGGACTTCGCCTCGCTGATGGAGGACCTGGAGTCCAAGGTGTTCCGCCACTACGACGACGACACGGTGGTGCACCCCGGTCACGGCGACGACACCACCCTGGGCCGGGAGCGGCCCCACCTCGCGGAGTGGCGCGCCCGGGGCTGGTGA
- a CDS encoding TerC family protein: protein MDIHLYTWVITAVVLVAVLAIDILVIGRRPHEPSMKEAGLFVGIYVALAIVFGLGVWGFSGPQFAGEFFAGWLTEYSLSLDNLFIFIIIMGSLKVPRHLQQFALMVGIVLALIFRGLFIAVGAVAIERFSWIFFIFGAFLIYTAVKLVIDYSKHEDEDESENALVRFARKRLPFTDEYHGTKLFTHVDGKRVLTAMALVILALGSTDLLFALDSIPAIYGLTQEPYLVFTANVFALMGLRQLYFLIGGLLKRLVYLSLGLSIILAFIGVKLVLHAMHEAGQYGDWPVIGGAMTAMHDWVITLPAEGEIPIWLSLTVIIGVLLLTTVASLVKSRFVEDTARDSAEVTTPDEVDGTALDARDLVDPPVSSHEEHTSDQQGPRRSS from the coding sequence ATGGACATCCACCTCTACACCTGGGTGATCACCGCCGTCGTCCTGGTGGCCGTGCTGGCCATCGACATCCTCGTGATCGGACGACGGCCGCACGAACCCTCGATGAAGGAGGCCGGCCTCTTCGTCGGCATCTACGTCGCGCTGGCGATCGTCTTCGGCCTCGGGGTGTGGGGGTTCTCGGGTCCGCAGTTCGCCGGTGAGTTCTTCGCCGGCTGGCTGACCGAGTACAGCCTGTCCCTGGACAACCTCTTCATCTTCATCATCATCATGGGCTCGCTCAAGGTCCCCAGGCACCTGCAGCAGTTCGCCCTGATGGTCGGCATCGTGCTGGCCCTGATCTTCCGCGGCCTCTTCATCGCCGTCGGCGCGGTGGCCATCGAGCGCTTCTCCTGGATCTTCTTCATCTTCGGCGCCTTCCTGATCTACACCGCCGTCAAGCTGGTCATCGACTACAGCAAGCACGAGGACGAGGACGAGTCCGAGAACGCCCTGGTGCGGTTCGCCCGCAAGCGGCTGCCCTTCACCGACGAGTACCACGGCACCAAGCTCTTCACCCACGTCGACGGCAAGCGGGTCCTCACCGCCATGGCGCTGGTCATCCTGGCCCTCGGCAGCACCGACCTGCTCTTCGCGCTGGACTCGATCCCGGCGATCTACGGCCTGACCCAGGAGCCGTACCTGGTCTTCACCGCCAACGTGTTCGCCCTGATGGGTCTGCGCCAGCTCTACTTCCTCATCGGCGGCCTGCTGAAGCGCCTGGTCTACCTGTCGCTCGGCCTGTCGATCATCCTGGCCTTCATCGGCGTCAAGCTGGTGCTGCACGCCATGCACGAGGCCGGTCAGTACGGCGACTGGCCCGTCATCGGCGGCGCGATGACCGCCATGCACGACTGGGTGATCACCCTGCCCGCCGAGGGCGAGATCCCGATCTGGCTGTCGCTCACGGTCATCATCGGCGTCCTGCTGCTCACCACGGTGGCCAGCCTGGTGAAGTCCCGCTTCGTCGAGGACACCGCCCGGGACTCCGCCGAGGTGACCACCCCCGACGAGGTCGACGGCACCGCCCTGGACGCCCGCGACCTGGTCGACCCGCCGGTCTCCTCCCACGAGGAGCACACCTCGGACCAGCAGGGACCGCGGCGCTCCTCCTGA
- the uvrB gene encoding excinuclease ABC subunit UvrB has protein sequence MRPIQELQRQVAPFRVEADFEPSGDQPTAIAELERRITAGEQDVVLLGATGTGKTATVAWLAEKLQRPVLVMQPNKTLAAQFANELRHFFPKNAVEYFVSYYDYYQPEAYVPQTDTYIEKDSSLNEEVERLRHSATNSLLTRRDVVVVATVSAIYGLGSAEEFIERMITLDVGQQIDRDLLLRRLVDIQYARNDLAGTRGTFRVRGDTLEVFPKYEEMAVRVEFFGDEIERLSTMHPLTGEVLSEDQQVHLMPASHYVAGPDRLESAITRIEHELEQRLAELESQQKLLEAQRLRMRTTYDIEMMRQIGTCSGIENYSQPIDGREPGSAPNCLLDYFPEDFLLVVDESHVTIPQIGGMYEGDMSRKRTLVEHGFRLPSAMDNRPLRFEEFVDRIGQTVYLSATPGNYEMARSDGFVEQLIRPTGLIDPEVIIKPTQGQIDDLMGEIKLRADRDERVLVTTLTKKMSEDLTDYLLENGVRTRYLHSEVDTLRRIELLRELRMGEYDVLVGINLLREGLDLPEVSLVSILDADKEGFLRSDKSLIQTIGRAARNVNGQVHMYADKITPSMESAISETNRRRELQIAYNLEHGIDPTPLRKRIADITDMLAREDADTADVMARAGMSRKQQRSPVPELGAHKRDLVQMPATDLADLVQQLTTQMHTAAGDLQFEVAARLRDEIQELKKELRQMLEANR, from the coding sequence ATGCGTCCGATCCAAGAGCTGCAGCGCCAGGTGGCCCCGTTCCGGGTCGAGGCCGACTTCGAGCCCTCCGGTGACCAGCCGACCGCCATCGCCGAGCTGGAGCGCCGGATCACCGCCGGTGAGCAGGACGTCGTCCTGCTCGGGGCCACCGGCACCGGGAAGACCGCCACCGTGGCCTGGCTGGCCGAGAAGCTCCAGCGCCCGGTGCTGGTGATGCAGCCCAACAAGACGCTGGCCGCCCAGTTCGCCAACGAGCTGCGCCACTTCTTCCCGAAGAACGCGGTGGAGTACTTCGTCTCCTACTACGACTACTACCAGCCCGAGGCCTACGTCCCCCAGACCGACACCTACATCGAGAAGGACTCCTCCCTCAACGAGGAGGTGGAGCGGCTGCGGCACTCGGCCACCAACTCGCTGCTGACCCGCCGCGACGTGGTCGTGGTCGCCACGGTGTCCGCGATCTACGGCCTGGGCAGCGCCGAGGAGTTCATCGAGCGGATGATCACCCTCGACGTCGGGCAGCAGATCGACCGCGACCTGCTGCTCCGCCGGCTGGTCGACATCCAGTACGCCCGCAACGACCTGGCCGGCACCCGCGGCACCTTCCGCGTGCGCGGGGACACCCTCGAGGTCTTCCCCAAGTACGAGGAGATGGCGGTCCGGGTCGAGTTCTTCGGCGACGAGATCGAGCGGCTCAGCACCATGCACCCGCTGACCGGTGAGGTGCTCTCGGAGGACCAGCAGGTCCACCTGATGCCGGCCAGCCACTACGTCGCCGGTCCGGACCGGCTGGAGTCGGCCATCACCCGGATCGAGCACGAGCTCGAGCAGCGGCTGGCCGAGCTGGAGTCGCAGCAGAAGCTGCTGGAGGCCCAGCGACTCCGGATGCGCACCACCTACGACATCGAGATGATGCGCCAGATCGGCACCTGCTCGGGCATCGAGAACTACTCCCAGCCGATCGACGGACGCGAGCCCGGGTCGGCCCCGAACTGCCTGCTCGACTACTTCCCCGAGGACTTCCTGCTGGTGGTCGACGAGTCCCACGTCACCATCCCGCAGATCGGCGGCATGTACGAGGGCGACATGTCGCGCAAGCGGACGCTGGTCGAGCACGGGTTCCGGTTGCCCAGCGCGATGGACAACCGGCCGCTGCGGTTCGAGGAGTTCGTCGACCGGATCGGGCAGACGGTCTACCTCTCGGCCACCCCCGGCAACTACGAGATGGCGCGCTCCGACGGCTTCGTCGAGCAGCTGATCCGCCCCACCGGCCTGATCGACCCCGAGGTCATCATCAAGCCCACCCAGGGCCAGATCGACGACCTGATGGGGGAGATCAAGCTGCGGGCCGACCGCGACGAGCGGGTGCTGGTGACGACGCTGACCAAGAAGATGTCGGAGGACCTCACCGACTACCTGCTGGAGAACGGCGTCCGCACCCGCTACCTGCACTCCGAGGTCGACACCCTGCGCCGGATCGAGCTGCTCCGCGAGCTCAGGATGGGCGAGTACGACGTGCTGGTCGGCATCAACCTGCTGCGTGAGGGCCTCGACCTGCCGGAGGTGTCGCTGGTCAGCATCCTGGACGCCGACAAGGAGGGGTTCCTCCGCAGCGACAAGTCGCTCATCCAGACCATCGGCCGCGCCGCCCGCAACGTCAACGGCCAGGTCCACATGTACGCCGACAAGATCACGCCTTCGATGGAGTCGGCCATCAGCGAGACCAACCGTCGCCGCGAGCTGCAGATCGCCTACAACCTCGAGCACGGCATCGACCCCACGCCGTTGCGCAAGCGCATCGCCGACATCACCGACATGCTGGCCCGCGAGGACGCCGACACCGCCGACGTGATGGCCCGGGCCGGGATGAGCCGCAAGCAGCAGCGCTCGCCGGTGCCGGAGCTGGGCGCCCACAAGCGCGACCTGGTGCAGATGCCGGCCACCGACCTGGCCGACCTGGTGCAGCAGCTGACCACCCAGATGCACACCGCCGCCGGGGACCTGCAGTTCGAGGTGGCGGCCCGGCTGCGCGACGAGATCCAGGAGCTGAAGAAGGAGCTGCGCCAGATGCTGGAGGCCAACCGCTGA
- a CDS encoding PrsW family intramembrane metalloprotease, with protein MDCPRCQTQLPDVAHFCHHCGLDVRSTDVSRRKSFAVKPDEPVASFSLVSTIMPRGVSEHPQTYRLALVVALTLALVTAIFGALPLAVMIAAFAIPIVYIVYLYDVNLWEDEPVPVVALAFVLTGALSLLFTIAWTMLRGETFRLGGIDASGGGLLGPGPQVTDFLLAALLVPLVGEALRQVGPLLLASRPHFDDLMDGLTFGIISGVAYASFDTVVKHWDLVTGGGVGTDEPGMWASLIFLEGFVKPIVMGTATGIACAEFSGLGRGYDGFTPRYWRGLLEAVVANVLYGGGVYLFGFVGSPTLGVLLSVIWGLLIAAVLILRVRNVLHHGLMEAALEAEAREELGEAELQFCRRCEMPLVSHAVFCNACGAALRVQQSLHPERHRVHATAGAPGTTAPAAEAPATEAVTAEGSPPQAGERPAASAAPPPGGAGPAARPPGRGEPGSDSFFDQEAER; from the coding sequence GTGGACTGCCCACGTTGCCAGACCCAGCTGCCCGACGTCGCGCACTTCTGCCACCACTGTGGCCTCGACGTCCGAAGCACCGACGTCAGCCGGCGGAAGTCCTTCGCGGTGAAGCCCGACGAGCCGGTGGCCTCGTTCTCCCTCGTCTCCACCATCATGCCGCGAGGGGTCTCCGAGCACCCGCAGACCTACCGGTTGGCGCTCGTGGTGGCCCTCACCCTGGCGCTGGTCACGGCGATCTTCGGGGCGCTGCCGCTGGCGGTGATGATCGCCGCCTTCGCCATCCCGATCGTCTACATCGTCTACCTCTACGACGTGAACCTCTGGGAGGACGAGCCGGTGCCCGTGGTGGCGCTCGCCTTCGTCCTCACCGGTGCCCTCTCGCTTCTCTTCACCATCGCCTGGACCATGCTCCGCGGCGAGACCTTCCGGCTGGGCGGGATCGACGCCTCCGGGGGCGGTCTGCTGGGCCCGGGCCCGCAGGTGACCGACTTCCTGCTCGCCGCGCTGCTGGTGCCGCTGGTGGGGGAGGCCCTGCGACAGGTCGGCCCGCTGCTGCTGGCCAGCCGTCCGCACTTCGACGACCTGATGGACGGCCTCACCTTCGGCATCATCTCCGGGGTCGCCTACGCCTCCTTCGACACGGTGGTCAAGCACTGGGACCTGGTCACCGGTGGCGGGGTGGGAACCGACGAGCCGGGCATGTGGGCGTCGCTGATCTTCCTGGAGGGCTTCGTCAAGCCGATCGTGATGGGCACCGCCACGGGCATCGCCTGCGCGGAGTTCTCCGGTCTGGGCCGCGGCTACGACGGGTTCACCCCGCGCTACTGGCGCGGTCTGCTCGAGGCGGTGGTGGCCAACGTCCTCTACGGCGGTGGGGTCTACCTCTTCGGCTTCGTCGGCAGCCCGACCCTGGGCGTGCTGCTCAGCGTCATCTGGGGCCTGCTGATCGCCGCGGTGCTGATCCTGCGGGTGCGCAACGTCCTGCACCACGGCCTGATGGAGGCCGCTCTGGAGGCCGAGGCCCGGGAGGAGCTGGGGGAGGCCGAGCTGCAGTTCTGCCGCCGCTGCGAGATGCCGCTGGTGTCCCACGCCGTCTTCTGCAACGCCTGCGGGGCGGCGCTGCGGGTGCAGCAGTCGCTGCACCCCGAGCGGCACCGGGTGCACGCCACCGCCGGGGCCCCCGGGACCACGGCGCCGGCCGCAGAGGCGCCGGCCACCGAGGCCGTGACCGCGGAGGGCTCGCCGCCGCAGGCCGGCGAGCGGCCCGCCGCCTCCGCCGCGCCACCCCCGGGCGGGGCCGGCCCGGCAGCCCGACCGCCGGGCCGCGGTGAGCCCGGTTCGGACAGCTTCTTCGACCAGGAGGCCGAGCGATGA
- the coaE gene encoding dephospho-CoA kinase: MPRTALTGAIASGKSAAAAVLEELGAVVVDSDVLAREVVAPGTPGLAEVVDRFGPGVLRPDGALDRPALGRVVFADAAARRDLEAIVHPRVRALAAEREAAAPPGALVVQVIPLLVETGQQDAFGTVLVVDVEPATQLRRLRARDGLDEEQAGARVAAQADRATRLAAADVVWHNDGTPEELRAQVVRWWRERSAT; this comes from the coding sequence ATGCCGCGCACCGCACTGACCGGAGCCATCGCCTCGGGCAAGAGCGCCGCCGCGGCGGTGCTGGAGGAGCTCGGCGCCGTCGTGGTCGACTCCGACGTCCTGGCCCGCGAGGTGGTGGCTCCGGGCACCCCCGGCCTCGCCGAGGTGGTGGACCGGTTCGGACCGGGCGTGCTGCGCCCCGACGGCGCGCTGGACCGGCCGGCCCTCGGCAGGGTGGTGTTCGCCGACGCGGCGGCCCGGCGCGACCTCGAGGCGATCGTGCACCCCCGGGTGCGCGCGCTGGCCGCCGAGCGGGAGGCGGCGGCACCGCCAGGGGCGCTCGTGGTGCAGGTGATCCCGCTGCTGGTCGAGACCGGTCAGCAGGACGCCTTCGGCACCGTGCTGGTGGTCGACGTGGAGCCCGCGACCCAGCTGCGCCGGCTGCGGGCCCGCGACGGCCTGGACGAGGAGCAGGCCGGGGCCAGGGTGGCCGCCCAGGCCGACCGGGCCACCCGGCTGGCCGCGGCGGACGTGGTGTGGCACAACGACGGGACGCCGGAGGAGCTGCGGGCCCAGGTGGTGCGGTGGTGGCGGGAGCGGTCGGCCACCTGA
- the rpsA gene encoding 30S ribosomal protein S1, with the protein MTSSLEAAPQVAVDDFGSPEAFLAAIDATIKYFNDGDIVTGTVVKVDRDEVLLDIGYKTEGVIPSKELSIKHDVDPFDVVSVGDEIEALVQQKEDKEGRLILSKKRAQYERAWGTIEKIKEEDGVVTGHVIEVVKGGLIIDIGLRGFLPASLVEMRRVRDLQPYVGQELEAKIIELDKNRNNVVLSRRAWLEQTQSEVRQNFLTQLQKGQIRKGVVSSIVNFGAFVDLGGVDGLVHVSELSWKHIDHPSEVVEVGTEVTVEVLDVDLDRERVSLSLKATQEDPWQAFARLHQIGQIVPGKVTKLVPFGAFVRVEEGIEGLVHVSELAERHVEIPEQVVTVNDEVMVKIIDIDLERRRISLSLKQANEGLDVAAEDFDPTLYGMAASYDDQGNYLYPEGFDPETQEWKEGYDEQRNAWEQQYAEAHSRWEAHKRQVEEAENADQTAATAPAASYSSAAPVASTETPDEVGSLASDEALQALREKLTGGGS; encoded by the coding sequence ATGACGTCCTCCCTCGAGGCAGCCCCACAGGTCGCAGTCGACGACTTCGGGTCCCCGGAAGCTTTTCTGGCGGCCATCGACGCCACCATCAAGTACTTCAACGACGGTGACATCGTCACCGGAACCGTCGTCAAGGTCGATCGTGACGAGGTCCTCCTCGACATCGGCTACAAGACCGAGGGGGTGATTCCCTCCAAGGAGCTCTCCATCAAGCACGACGTCGACCCGTTCGACGTGGTCAGCGTGGGTGATGAGATCGAGGCCCTGGTCCAGCAGAAGGAGGACAAGGAGGGTCGTCTGATCCTGTCCAAGAAGCGGGCTCAGTACGAGCGCGCCTGGGGCACGATCGAGAAGATCAAGGAGGAGGACGGCGTGGTCACCGGCCACGTCATCGAGGTGGTCAAGGGTGGTCTGATCATCGACATCGGCCTGCGCGGGTTCCTCCCCGCCTCGCTGGTGGAGATGCGTCGCGTCCGCGACCTCCAGCCCTACGTGGGTCAGGAGCTCGAGGCGAAGATCATCGAGCTCGACAAGAACCGCAACAACGTGGTCCTGTCGCGTCGTGCGTGGCTGGAGCAGACCCAGTCCGAGGTCCGCCAGAACTTCCTCACCCAGCTCCAGAAGGGCCAGATCCGCAAGGGTGTCGTGTCCTCCATCGTCAACTTCGGTGCCTTCGTGGACCTGGGTGGCGTCGACGGCCTGGTGCACGTCTCCGAGCTGTCCTGGAAGCACATCGACCACCCGTCCGAGGTCGTCGAGGTCGGTACCGAGGTCACCGTCGAGGTGCTCGACGTCGACCTGGACCGCGAGCGCGTCTCCCTGTCGCTGAAGGCGACCCAGGAGGACCCGTGGCAGGCCTTCGCCCGCCTGCACCAGATCGGGCAGATCGTGCCCGGCAAGGTCACCAAGCTGGTCCCCTTCGGTGCGTTCGTGCGCGTCGAGGAGGGCATCGAGGGACTGGTGCACGTCTCGGAGCTGGCCGAGCGCCACGTCGAGATCCCCGAGCAGGTAGTCACGGTCAACGACGAGGTCATGGTCAAGATCATCGACATCGACCTCGAGCGTCGCCGCATCTCGCTGTCGCTCAAGCAGGCCAACGAGGGGCTGGACGTCGCCGCCGAGGACTTCGACCCGACCCTCTACGGCATGGCCGCGTCCTACGACGACCAGGGCAACTACCTCTACCCCGAGGGCTTCGACCCGGAGACCCAGGAGTGGAAGGAAGGCTACGACGAGCAGCGGAACGCCTGGGAGCAGCAGTACGCCGAGGCGCACTCCCGCTGGGAGGCCCACAAGCGTCAGGTGGAGGAGGCGGAGAACGCCGACCAGACCGCCGCCACGGCGCCTGCGGCTTCCTACTCCTCCGCAGCACCGGTCGCCAGCACGGAGACCCCGGACGAGGTCGGTTCGCTGGCCTCCGACGAGGCCCTGCAGGCCCTGCGCGAGAAGCTCACGGGCGGCGGCAGCTGA
- the polA gene encoding DNA polymerase I encodes MTTAAKTPAETAAERPRLLLIDGHSVAYRAFFALPVENFSTVTGQHTNGVFGFTSMLINVLRDERPTHIAVAFDVSRTTFRTEVFPEYKGNRTTSPSEFKGQVGLVKEVLDALNIVHVELEGWEADDIIATLATQAQAADMDVLICSGDRDAMQLVSDRVTLLYPRKGVSDLARMTPEAVQEKYLVTPARYPELAALVGETSDNLPGVPGVGPKTAAKWLTLYDGLENVLDRAHEIKGKVGESLRDHLTGVRVNRQVNALVRDLELPVALDDLVRREWDREATHQLFDSLEFRVLRDRLLETFPQEEPQPEGGFEVVGEVLQPGEVAGWLAEHAAGVRCGLDVIGHWGSGAGDVAGLAVASVAGAAAWVDASALSPEDEEALAGWLADPEQKKTLHDAKGPLLALWSRGWELGGLESDTQLAAYLLRPDQRTFDLADLCVRHLKRELRVDAAPADSAQDALDFADPELGDDDSGTDVAASASMVRARAVIDLAEVLDAELDKRASLGLLRDLELPLLRTLGQMERTGIAVDVDYLTELESEFDTSVRAAQQAAYDVLGKEINLGSPKQLQVVLFEELGMPKTRRTRTGWTTDADALQGLHARTEHPFLAHLLAHRDAIRLRQTVEGLLKSVADDARIHTTYLQTIAATGRLSSTDPNLQNIPIRTEEGRRIRRAFVVGAGHESLLTADYSQIEMRIMAHVSADEGLIEAFRSGEDFHTVTASRVFAVAPEEVGPEQRAKIKAMNYGLAYGLSAFGLSQQLGIDTAEAKGLMEEYFERFGGVRDYLQGVVAQARRTEYTETLLGRRRYLPDLMSSNRQRREMAERMALNAPIQGSAADIIKVAMLNVERALVAEGLRSRMLLQVHDELVLEVAPGEREQLEELVRTQMGRAMQLDVPLDVSVGVGRSWFEAAH; translated from the coding sequence GTGACCACAGCAGCGAAGACGCCCGCCGAGACCGCCGCCGAGCGCCCCCGGCTGCTCCTGATCGACGGTCACTCGGTGGCCTACCGGGCCTTCTTCGCCCTCCCGGTGGAGAACTTCTCCACCGTCACCGGGCAGCACACCAACGGCGTCTTCGGCTTCACCTCGATGCTGATCAACGTGCTCCGCGACGAGCGCCCCACCCACATCGCGGTGGCCTTCGACGTCTCCCGCACCACCTTCCGCACCGAGGTCTTCCCCGAGTACAAGGGCAACCGGACGACCTCCCCGAGCGAGTTCAAGGGCCAGGTCGGTCTGGTCAAGGAGGTGCTGGACGCGCTCAACATCGTCCACGTCGAGCTCGAGGGGTGGGAGGCCGACGACATCATCGCGACCCTGGCCACCCAGGCCCAGGCCGCCGACATGGACGTGCTGATCTGCTCCGGCGACCGCGACGCGATGCAGCTGGTGAGCGACCGGGTGACGCTGCTCTACCCGCGCAAGGGCGTCTCCGACCTGGCTCGGATGACGCCGGAGGCGGTGCAGGAGAAGTACCTGGTCACCCCGGCCCGCTACCCCGAGCTGGCCGCCCTGGTGGGGGAGACCAGCGACAACCTGCCGGGGGTGCCCGGGGTCGGGCCCAAGACCGCGGCGAAGTGGCTGACCCTCTACGACGGCCTGGAGAACGTCCTCGACCGCGCCCACGAGATCAAGGGCAAGGTGGGGGAGTCCCTGCGCGACCACCTGACGGGGGTCCGGGTGAACCGGCAGGTCAACGCGCTGGTCCGCGACCTCGAGCTGCCGGTCGCCCTCGACGACCTGGTCCGCCGCGAGTGGGACCGCGAGGCCACCCACCAGCTTTTCGACAGCCTCGAGTTCCGGGTGCTGCGCGACCGCCTGCTGGAGACCTTCCCGCAGGAGGAGCCGCAGCCCGAGGGCGGGTTCGAGGTGGTCGGTGAGGTGCTGCAGCCGGGCGAGGTGGCCGGCTGGCTGGCCGAGCACGCCGCCGGGGTGCGCTGCGGTCTGGACGTGATCGGCCACTGGGGCTCCGGTGCGGGCGACGTGGCCGGACTCGCCGTGGCCTCCGTGGCCGGTGCCGCCGCCTGGGTGGACGCCTCCGCGCTGTCGCCCGAGGACGAGGAGGCGCTGGCCGGCTGGCTGGCCGACCCCGAGCAGAAGAAGACCCTGCACGACGCCAAGGGCCCGCTGCTGGCCCTGTGGTCCCGAGGCTGGGAGCTGGGCGGGCTCGAGTCCGACACCCAGCTCGCGGCCTACCTGCTCCGCCCCGACCAGCGCACCTTCGACCTGGCCGACCTCTGCGTGCGCCACCTCAAGCGTGAGCTCCGGGTCGACGCCGCCCCGGCCGACAGCGCCCAGGACGCCCTGGACTTCGCCGACCCCGAGCTCGGCGACGACGACTCCGGCACCGACGTCGCCGCCAGCGCCTCGATGGTGCGGGCGCGCGCGGTGATCGACCTGGCCGAGGTGCTCGACGCGGAGCTGGACAAGCGCGCCTCCCTCGGGCTGCTGCGCGACCTCGAGCTCCCGCTGCTGCGCACCCTCGGCCAGATGGAGCGCACCGGCATCGCGGTCGACGTCGACTACCTGACCGAGCTGGAGTCCGAGTTCGACACCAGCGTGCGCGCCGCCCAGCAGGCGGCCTACGACGTCCTCGGCAAGGAGATCAACCTCGGCTCGCCCAAGCAGCTCCAGGTGGTCCTCTTCGAGGAGCTGGGGATGCCCAAGACCCGGCGCACCCGGACGGGCTGGACGACCGACGCCGACGCCCTCCAAGGTCTCCACGCCCGCACCGAGCACCCGTTCCTGGCGCACCTGCTGGCCCACCGCGACGCGATCCGGCTCCGCCAGACGGTCGAGGGGCTGCTCAAGTCGGTGGCCGACGACGCCCGGATCCACACCACCTACCTGCAGACCATCGCCGCCACCGGCCGCCTCTCCAGCACCGACCCCAACCTGCAGAACATCCCGATCCGGACCGAGGAGGGCCGCCGCATCCGCCGCGCCTTCGTGGTGGGTGCGGGCCACGAGTCGCTGCTCACCGCCGACTACTCCCAGATCGAGATGCGGATCATGGCCCACGTCTCGGCCGACGAGGGGCTGATCGAGGCCTTCCGCAGCGGGGAGGACTTCCACACCGTGACGGCCTCGCGGGTCTTCGCGGTCGCGCCGGAGGAGGTCGGCCCGGAGCAGCGGGCCAAGATCAAGGCGATGAACTACGGCCTGGCCTACGGCCTCAGCGCCTTCGGCCTCAGCCAGCAGCTGGGCATCGACACCGCCGAGGCCAAGGGGCTGATGGAGGAGTACTTCGAGCGCTTCGGCGGCGTCCGCGACTACCTCCAGGGGGTCGTGGCCCAGGCCCGGCGCACCGAGTACACCGAGACGCTGCTGGGCCGGCGCCGCTACCTCCCCGACCTGATGAGCTCCAACCGCCAGCGCCGCGAGATGGCCGAGCGGATGGCCCTCAACGCCCCCATCCAGGGATCGGCCGCCGACATCATCAAGGTGGCCATGCTGAACGTCGAGCGGGCCCTGGTGGCCGAGGGGCTGCGCAGCCGGATGCTGCTCCAGGTGCACGACGAGCTGGTGCTCGAGGTGGCACCGGGTGAGCGGGAGCAGCTCGAGGAGCTGGTCCGCACCCAGATGGGCCGAGCCATGCAGCTGGACGTGCCGCTGGACGTCTCGGTGGGGGTCGGGCGCTCCTGGTTCGAGGCGGCGCACTGA
- a CDS encoding PaaI family thioesterase — protein MSDVEPGSLLPGWMDGMVSALDAKMGLELLELSAERAVGRMPVAGNTQPFGLWHGGASCVLVETLGSMAAHAHARTLEKVAVGVDVNATHHRAAREGFVTGTATALRLGRSVTMHEVVLTDDAGERLCTARLTCQLVRPAS, from the coding sequence ATGAGCGACGTGGAGCCCGGGTCCCTGCTGCCCGGCTGGATGGACGGCATGGTCAGCGCGCTGGACGCGAAGATGGGCCTGGAGCTGCTGGAGCTGAGCGCGGAGCGGGCGGTGGGGCGGATGCCGGTGGCCGGCAACACCCAGCCCTTCGGGCTGTGGCACGGCGGCGCCTCCTGCGTGCTGGTGGAGACCCTCGGCTCGATGGCCGCCCACGCCCACGCCCGCACCCTGGAGAAGGTCGCGGTCGGGGTGGACGTCAACGCCACCCACCACCGGGCGGCCCGGGAGGGCTTCGTCACCGGCACCGCCACCGCGCTCCGGCTGGGGCGCAGCGTGACCATGCACGAGGTGGTGCTCACCGATGACGCCGGCGAGCGGCTCTGCACCGCCCGCCTCACCTGCCAGCTGGTCCGCCCGGCGAGCTGA